One window of Triticum dicoccoides isolate Atlit2015 ecotype Zavitan chromosome 5A, WEW_v2.0, whole genome shotgun sequence genomic DNA carries:
- the LOC119300940 gene encoding probable WRKY transcription factor 47: MQRSRGCAPGGEHAWAAADGGIQLQRRERELVAQLHELLYPSTSPSRSGASSCSGLAADLCWEHGSSQVKATAASCAGGKRRGGRKRVREDERHEEGQGHRGGAATATKATTRCRRKKQGATTTTLVTTVPDFDGYQWRKYGQKQIEAAKHPRNYYRCTNSTNQGCPAKRTVQRNDDDGSDDERPKYTVVYISEHSCKATESAAVPVILETTVRTDTAAAPDVAVVPGSSSGAISSETQSPASSSDITWSSGGSDGGANVPPRERDDYSRLFAIEDDCWGWNASPQAPAAAAALLQEMDFDGPIRSPVHVAAADGSWINDLFVNEPPFVLNSCHLFGL, from the exons ATGCAGAGGAGCAGAGGTTGTGCCCCGGGCGGTGAGCACGCCTGGGCAGCGGCTGACGGCGGGATACAGCTGCAGCGCCGGGAGAGGGAGCTGGTGGCGCAGCTGCACGAGCTGCTGTACCCGTCCACGTCCCCGTCTCGGAGCGGCGCGTCCTCGTGTTCTGGTCTTGCGGCTGACTTGTGTTGGGAGCACGGCAGCTCACAGGTGAAGGCAACGGCGGCGTCGTGCGCCGGAGGCAAACGGCGCGGGGGGCGCAAGAGAGTCCGGGAAGATGAACGGCACGAGGAGGGGCAAGGACACCGCGGCGGTGCTGCGACTGCGACGAAGGCTACTACTCGTTGCAGGAGGAAGAAGCaaggggcgacgacgacgacgctcgTCACGACGGTGCCGGATTTCGACGGCTACCAGTGGAGGAAGTACGGCCAGAAGCAAATCGAAGCGGCCAAGCACCCCAG GAATTACTACCGGTGCACCAACAGCACGAACCAGGGCTGCCCGGCCAAACGAACGGTGCAGCGCAATGACGATGACGGCAGCGACGATGAACGGCCGAAGTATACGGTGGTGTACATCTCGGAGCACAGCTGCAAGGCGACCGAGTCGGCGGCCGTGCCGGTGATCCTCGAGACCACCGTCCGCACCGACACCGCAGCAGCTCCAGACGTCGCCGTCGTTCCCGGTAGCAGCTCTGGAGCTATCAGTTCTGAGACTcaatcgccggcaagctcctcggaTATCACATGGAGCAGCGGCGGCAGCGACGGCGGTGCCAATGTGCCGCCGAGAGAGCGCGACGATTACTCGCGTCTGTTCGCTATCGAGGATGACTGCTGGGGGTGGAACGCGTCGCCGCAGGCacccgctgctgctgctgcgttGCTCCAGGAGATGGACTTCGACGGGCCTATCAGGTCGCCGGTGCACGTCGCGGCAGCGGATGGAAGTTGGATTAACGACTTGTTCGTGAACGAACCACCATTTGTTCTCAACAGCTGCCATTTGTTTGGCCTCTAG